Within the Dryobates pubescens isolate bDryPub1 chromosome 2, bDryPub1.pri, whole genome shotgun sequence genome, the region GTTAAGAAAAGTTTGAGAAAGAATTTTTTATTCTCTTCTGCCTTCTATTAAACTGACAGAAGTATCTATGAAtgcaaaaaaatcaaaaccccaaaaccccatgCATTTCAGAAGTCACTTACTTCCATACTGACCTGTACTGGGAACATTACTGACAGTAGTTGTGGGTGAACTAATGGAAAGTCCTGAAAGACTCTGTTCAAGGCCTGCTGGCCCAGGGGGTAATGTGGCTGAGGGATTAACTGATGACAGCTGAACCTTATTCAAAGGCAAAAAGAATGTTACATCATTAGGGTTTGTTTCCACAAGAACCAATAGAAGCAGAAAAGCACAACGACATTGCAACTGATTTTCACGAAGCCAAAGAAGTGACTACAACTTACCTCTGTGAAGCCATCTTTGAGGGGACTGAGAGATGCCCTAGGCAACTGTCCTGGGAGAGaaattttctttccctcttcaaaGGGCCGTGTAGGTATCCTATGCAAATATCCATAGCCAATGCCGCACCCTAGGCTTTTAAAATATGAACATTTAAAAGTCAGCAAAGTGACTTTACAACTACAGACTCCATAGGAAGCAAGGCGTGAATGACTCAATACACCAGCGGGTTTCAAGGTAAGTTCTGTACAACTTTTCACTCCCCCTCCAAATGTCTCATTTTCTACAGAGAAATAACCAACATGAGCCAATGAAAGGAAACTATGTAGCTTTTAGCAATAAATATTTAGCACAAAATAGATTTCATTGTTATTTAAACCAAGCAGCTGTGTCAGGCATATAGCTTGGACTTCCAATCACAGTTGTTATTTGAAGTCCTCTGTTCTGGTTACAATGCAGTACTTTTAAGAATATCCTACAGCTCAACGACTCACTGAAGCCTAATGCAGATAGGAACCGTTGCACTTCATGCATTTCAACACTAATTCATTTCCTGTTTagacacacccccccccatAAGAAACTACATCTGAATTCCCAGCAAATATATAATTTATTACAGCTGAAATGCCCTTGATATAACAACACTCTTTTCCTGTCTTTGTGAAAACCTAAGCAAGCAGCTTTTAGGCTCTAAGAAAGTTGTCCCATCTCCCTGTAGCATATTGTTTCCTTACCTGCCTTCTCCACCCCAAGAAGAATTTGGAGTAATCACCACTTCCCGACAATTATCTGTGTCTGTGTTGTACACGTAAAGTTTAAATGGCTTTGCTTCGTGTGATTCAATAAGGGAAAAGAGATCTTCAgactgaaaagagagaaagatgagTAAGGGCTTTATTGTCCTTATTTTATCATTTGACATTAGAAAAATCATCTTCCGAGTCCTTAACTTACCCTACCGGAACCCAGTAACTGCGACATGTTGCAGttgttgcagtgctgctgttttatCACCACAACAGCTTTAAAATGGGCTTTGCCAGCACAACACAGAAAACATGGTCCAACACAGATTTGAAATATTAATATtaaagtataaaaaaaaaaaaaggtttccaTCTGACTTAATGAAGCTACTCAAGAGCAGTTTTTATTTCCAAAACTATATTTAAGCACAAAGAAGAGGCAGTATGCCAGGGCTCCTTCCTCAGCATTAGCTTACTTCCATTACCACTGAACAGAGATGGAACTGGGGAGGTTTCAAACTGCTCTGGTACAATTTTTTCatcaaaatattatttttgtATACTTACCTCATTCATGACAGTATCTGCTCCAATGATATAGTCACTGTGAGGTCTCAGTCCAGCTAATGCAGCAGGAGAATTTGGTTCCACTTCCTAGTTTCAAGATGGAAAGTTACAAAACTCTACTTAACTGTCAGCATAGCAGAACAGACCACACACTTCACACAAGTTCTGAGTCAGACAAACTGGTCAAGTTTTCAGCACACTAAAATAGTCACTGAATTAGTGAAACAGTGGCTAGCTGACAGTCTTGCTTGATATCACTAGAAGGATCCCTGAGTATTGTACAAATCCACTGATTTAAGTACAAGATTTGATAATATAGTCAAAGACACATGGTTCTAATGCAAAAGCCTTTCCAAACTGGGGGGGTAGgggaatcaacaaagataaaacatACCAATTTGATCTCATGGCTTGTAAGCTAGTTTTCAGCACAAAGATTACTAGTTTAACAGTAAGCAAAATACTTGAAGTCCACACATACCAATACATGCCATACGTTTTCATTGGCCCCATCAAAGCTGCAGAAACGAATGCTCACGCCCAGCAGGCCTTGTCCACCCCACATGTTGCTAGGGGTCACTGATGTTTCTCTCAGTTCCAGTGTTTTACTGCTGTACACCAGCATTTTTACAGGTTTTTCAACATTTGCTTTCAACAGATCCTTAAGAGTGTCATTGTCTTTATTCTGCGAACATTCAAAGAACTTGGTTTAGTGTTTAACAGAGCGAGCATCCAGTTCCACAGCACCACTCAACTCCAAAGTGCTACAAACACTGTGCATTATCGGAATATGTCTCCACAGCTTCCAGTCCCTCCACAATTCTAGAGTATGACTTTGGCAAAAATCTGGGATTTCAAAGTAACAGTTTGTTGTCTTGTCACAGATCTGCTTGAAAACGTTCTTGATTGCTGCCCAGCTAACAGCTTCAACAACCTGTTTTGACCGAAATGAGTTTGCAAGTTCTCACACAAGCAGCTTTACAGACAGAACTAAGGGGGCACCAACACAAGCAGCTAGTGATGGATCAGTAATTAGTGCTATCTTCAGTGGGTGCAAACGTCTGCAACAGCATGTCTGTCCACATCTTCCTCTCCAGCTAAAGTTTTGATAGAATTCTAACTACAGGGTgaaggaaattaatttctgaTGCAGttaggctttttctttttaaactagtgagaaatgttttacacagatttaaaaaaaccacaactgcATTGGTTTACCTAGTAAGTTTCTCAACACATGGACTACATTCAGAGTTCTAAAGTAGCAACACTTACCAATCTTGAACCGTTAATGGACACGATAAAATCGAAGAATGGCTCTAGTCCAGCTCtatgtccaggtgagttttcTTGTACCTAACAAAATTAAACAGGAATTCAGCAAGTACACACCAATGTTGATGCACAGATTAGAATTACATTTCTATTTGTGCGAAGTGTAGCTCTAGATAAACTGTAGATATTTATTCCAATAAAGAAGATTATAGCCAAAGGACAAGTTGGCTGAAAAGCAGTATCTTGTCACTGAAGTACTGATGTTGGACCTTGTGTTTTATCTTACACTTATTAGAGGAAAAGGCGTCACATCTGTGTAAGCATGGGTTCTTATCTCATGATTAAACATCACCTGCTGACATTCTTGAGACATAAAGGGCATCTTTACTACCAGTGATTTACTAATATACCAACAAGCTGGAAGAAAGGGATACATGCAATTTGGCAGCCATGGCAGCTCAAATAATTCAACCAAGGCTACAATGTGGATACACACTGTGGGTGCACCTTGCTCCCAGCAGCTTAAAGTATGCTTATAATTTCAAGCGAAGTAACTGAGAAACATTTTGCCAATGTTGGGTTTTTCTCACGATTACATGCATTCAGCATTCATCAATGTGAAGCTCACTGACACCTGGGATATATAGATTTGTTATTCTAATTAAATTATTTATAGTCTGGCCCAAACCAGTGAAGGGGCTGCAAGCC harbors:
- the GORASP2 gene encoding Golgi reassembly-stacking protein 2 yields the protein MGTSQSIEIPGGGTEGYHVLRVQENSPGHRAGLEPFFDFIVSINGSRLNKDNDTLKDLLKANVEKPVKMLVYSSKTLELRETSVTPSNMWGGQGLLGVSIRFCSFDGANENVWHVLEVEPNSPAALAGLRPHSDYIIGADTVMNESEDLFSLIESHEAKPFKLYVYNTDTDNCREVVITPNSSWGGEGSLGCGIGYGYLHRIPTRPFEEGKKISLPGQLPRASLSPLKDGFTEVQLSSVNPSATLPPGPAGLEQSLSGLSISSPTTTVSNVPSTGVPTVPLLPPQVSQSLTSLPAVNPTTTLPGLMPLPAGLPNLTDLSKLNLPAPHIVPEIIQPGLPPLPSLPPLNLVGITPLSMPPKCVPLVPLATEPSTVPADLLPSITQAGSFSIDPGTTVNAEQTSTLSLDSTTPTSKATIVDRSSESSTVNEKTSGVTDTQASES